The following are encoded together in the Citrus sinensis cultivar Valencia sweet orange chromosome 1, DVS_A1.0, whole genome shotgun sequence genome:
- the LOC102578059 gene encoding lycopene epsilon cyclase, chloroplastic isoform X1, whose protein sequence is MEYYCLGARNFAAMAVSPFPTGRARRKALRVKTKQSAVDCNHSSYKVTARATSNNAGSESCVAVKEEDYIKAGGSQLVFVQMQQNKSMDKQSKLADKLPPISIGNGILDLVVIGCGPAGLALAAESAKLGLNVGLIGPDLPFTNNYGVWEDEFRDLGLEGCIEHVWRDTVVYIDEDEPILIGRAYGRVSRHLLHEELLRRCVESGVSYLSSKVESITESTSGHRLVACEHDMIVPCRLATVASGAASGKLLEYEVGGPKVSVQTAYGVEVEVENNPYDPSLMVFMDYRDCTKQEVPSFESDNPTFLYVMPMSSTRVFFEETCLASKDGLRFDILKKKLMARLERLGIQVLKTYEEEWSYIPVGGSLPNTEQRNLAFGAAASMVHPATGYSVVRSLSEAPNYASAIAYILKHDHSRGRLTHEQSNENISMQAWNTLWPQERKRQRAFFLFGLALILQLDIEGIRTFFRTFFRLPKWMWHGFLGSSLSSADLILFAFYMFIIAPNDLRKCLIRHLVSDPTGATMVRTYLTL, encoded by the exons ATGGAATACTACTGTCTTGGAGCTCGAAATTTCGCAGCAATGGCGGTATCTCCTTTCCCAACAGGGCGGGCGCGAAGGAAAGCACTGAGAGTGAAAACCAAACAGAGTGCTGTAGATTGTAATCATAGTTCCTATAAAGTGACAGCTAGAGCTACTAGTAATAATGCTGGTAGTGAGAGTTGCGTAGCCGTCAAAGAAGAAGATTATATTAAGGCCGGTGGCTCTCAGCTTGTTTTCGTACAAATGCAGCAAAACAAGTCAATGGATAAACAGTCTAAATTAGCCGATAAG CTACCGCCAATATCAATTGGTAATGGTATTTTGGATTTGGTGGTGATTGGTTGTGGCCCAGCTGGTCTTGCTTTGGCTGCAGAATCAGCGAAGTTGGGATTAAATGTTGGACTTATTGGCCCGGATCTCCCTTTCACAAACAATTATGGTGTGTGGGAAGATGAATTTAGAG ATCTTGGACTTGAAGGGTGTATCGAACATGTCTGGAGAGACACAGTTGTATAtattgatgaagatgaacCCATCTTGATTGGTCGTGCTTATGGACGAGTTAGTCGACATTTGCTTCATGAAGAATTATTAAGAAG GTGTGTCGAGTCAGGTGTTTCATATCTTAGCTCAAAAGTGGAAAGCATTACGGAATCTACCAGTGGTCATCGTCTTGTAGCTTGTGAACATGATATGATTGTCCCCTGCAG gctTGCTACTGTTGCTTCTGGAGCAGCATCAGGGAAGCTATTGGAATATGAGGTGGGGGGTCCCAAAGTTTCTGTCCAAACAGCTTATGGTGTGGAGGTTGAG GTGGAAAATAATCCATATGATCCAAGCCTTATGGTTTTCATGGACTACAGAGACTGTACTAAGCAAGAAGTTCCATCTTTTGAATCTGACAATCCAACATTTCTTTATGTCATGCCCATGTCTTCAACAAGAGTTTTCTTTGAG GAAACTTGTTTGGCATCGAAAGATGGTTTACGTTTTGACATATTGAAGAAAAAGCTCATGGCAAGGTTAGAGAGATTGGGAATCCAGGTTTTGAAAACTTATGAAGAG GAATGGTCATATATTCCAGTTGGTGGTTCCTTACCAAATACAGAACAAAGAAACCTCGCATTTGGTGCTGCTGCTAGCATGGTGCATCCAGCCACTg GCTACTCAGTAGTCAGATCACTGTCAGAGGCTCCAAACTATGCTTCTGCAATTGCATATATATTGAAACACGATCATTCCAGAGGTAGACTTACACATGAACAAAGTAATGAGAATATCTCAATGCAAG CTTGGAATACTCTCTGGCCACAGGAAAGGAAGCGCCAAAGAGCTTTTTTCCTCTTTGGACTAGCACTCATTTTGCAACTGGATATTGAGGGCATCAGGACATTCTTTCGCACTTTCTTCCGATTACCCAAGTG GATGTGGCACGGTTTCCTTGGTTCTAGTCTCTCATCAGCCGATCTCATTCTATTTGCCTTCTATATGTTTATTATAGCACCAAATGATCTGAGAAAGTGCCTTATCAGACATCTAGTTTCAGATCCAACTGGAGCAACTATGGTAAGAACATACCTGACTTTATAG
- the LOC102578059 gene encoding lycopene epsilon cyclase, chloroplastic isoform X2, which yields MEYYCLGARNFAAMAVSPFPTGRARRKALRVKTKQSAVDCNHSSYKVTARATSNNAGSESCVAVKEEDYIKAGGSQLVFVQMQQNKSMDKQSKLADKLPPISIGNGILDLVVIGCGPAGLALAAESAKLGLNVGLIGPDLPFTNNYGVWEDEFRDLGLEGCIEHVWRDTVVYIDEDEPILIGRAYGRVSRHLLHEELLRRCVESGVSYLSSKVESITESTSGHRLVACEHDMIVPCRLATVASGAASGKLLEYEVGGPKVSVQTAYGVEVEVENNPYDPSLMVFMDYRDCTKQEVPSFESDNPTFLYVMPMSSTRVFFEETCLASKDGLRFDILKKKLMARLERLGIQVLKTYEEEWSYIPVGGSLPNTEQRNLAFGAAASMVHPATGYSVVRSLSEAPNYASAIAYILKHDHSRGRLTHEQSNENISMQAWNTLWPQERKRQRAFFLFGLALILQLDIEGIRTFFRTFFRLPKWISSQGR from the exons ATGGAATACTACTGTCTTGGAGCTCGAAATTTCGCAGCAATGGCGGTATCTCCTTTCCCAACAGGGCGGGCGCGAAGGAAAGCACTGAGAGTGAAAACCAAACAGAGTGCTGTAGATTGTAATCATAGTTCCTATAAAGTGACAGCTAGAGCTACTAGTAATAATGCTGGTAGTGAGAGTTGCGTAGCCGTCAAAGAAGAAGATTATATTAAGGCCGGTGGCTCTCAGCTTGTTTTCGTACAAATGCAGCAAAACAAGTCAATGGATAAACAGTCTAAATTAGCCGATAAG CTACCGCCAATATCAATTGGTAATGGTATTTTGGATTTGGTGGTGATTGGTTGTGGCCCAGCTGGTCTTGCTTTGGCTGCAGAATCAGCGAAGTTGGGATTAAATGTTGGACTTATTGGCCCGGATCTCCCTTTCACAAACAATTATGGTGTGTGGGAAGATGAATTTAGAG ATCTTGGACTTGAAGGGTGTATCGAACATGTCTGGAGAGACACAGTTGTATAtattgatgaagatgaacCCATCTTGATTGGTCGTGCTTATGGACGAGTTAGTCGACATTTGCTTCATGAAGAATTATTAAGAAG GTGTGTCGAGTCAGGTGTTTCATATCTTAGCTCAAAAGTGGAAAGCATTACGGAATCTACCAGTGGTCATCGTCTTGTAGCTTGTGAACATGATATGATTGTCCCCTGCAG gctTGCTACTGTTGCTTCTGGAGCAGCATCAGGGAAGCTATTGGAATATGAGGTGGGGGGTCCCAAAGTTTCTGTCCAAACAGCTTATGGTGTGGAGGTTGAG GTGGAAAATAATCCATATGATCCAAGCCTTATGGTTTTCATGGACTACAGAGACTGTACTAAGCAAGAAGTTCCATCTTTTGAATCTGACAATCCAACATTTCTTTATGTCATGCCCATGTCTTCAACAAGAGTTTTCTTTGAG GAAACTTGTTTGGCATCGAAAGATGGTTTACGTTTTGACATATTGAAGAAAAAGCTCATGGCAAGGTTAGAGAGATTGGGAATCCAGGTTTTGAAAACTTATGAAGAG GAATGGTCATATATTCCAGTTGGTGGTTCCTTACCAAATACAGAACAAAGAAACCTCGCATTTGGTGCTGCTGCTAGCATGGTGCATCCAGCCACTg GCTACTCAGTAGTCAGATCACTGTCAGAGGCTCCAAACTATGCTTCTGCAATTGCATATATATTGAAACACGATCATTCCAGAGGTAGACTTACACATGAACAAAGTAATGAGAATATCTCAATGCAAG CTTGGAATACTCTCTGGCCACAGGAAAGGAAGCGCCAAAGAGCTTTTTTCCTCTTTGGACTAGCACTCATTTTGCAACTGGATATTGAGGGCATCAGGACATTCTTTCGCACTTTCTTCCGATTACCCAAGTG GATCAGCAGTCAGGGAAGATGA
- the LOC102578059 gene encoding lycopene epsilon cyclase, chloroplastic isoform X3 — MDMFILPPISIGNGILDLVVIGCGPAGLALAAESAKLGLNVGLIGPDLPFTNNYGVWEDEFRDLGLEGCIEHVWRDTVVYIDEDEPILIGRAYGRVSRHLLHEELLRRCVESGVSYLSSKVESITESTSGHRLVACEHDMIVPCRLATVASGAASGKLLEYEVGGPKVSVQTAYGVEVEVENNPYDPSLMVFMDYRDCTKQEVPSFESDNPTFLYVMPMSSTRVFFEETCLASKDGLRFDILKKKLMARLERLGIQVLKTYEEEWSYIPVGGSLPNTEQRNLAFGAAASMVHPATGYSVVRSLSEAPNYASAIAYILKHDHSRGRLTHEQSNENISMQAWNTLWPQERKRQRAFFLFGLALILQLDIEGIRTFFRTFFRLPKWMWHGFLGSSLSSADLILFAFYMFIIAPNDLRKCLIRHLVSDPTGATMVRTYLTL; from the exons ATGGACATGTTTATA CTACCGCCAATATCAATTGGTAATGGTATTTTGGATTTGGTGGTGATTGGTTGTGGCCCAGCTGGTCTTGCTTTGGCTGCAGAATCAGCGAAGTTGGGATTAAATGTTGGACTTATTGGCCCGGATCTCCCTTTCACAAACAATTATGGTGTGTGGGAAGATGAATTTAGAG ATCTTGGACTTGAAGGGTGTATCGAACATGTCTGGAGAGACACAGTTGTATAtattgatgaagatgaacCCATCTTGATTGGTCGTGCTTATGGACGAGTTAGTCGACATTTGCTTCATGAAGAATTATTAAGAAG GTGTGTCGAGTCAGGTGTTTCATATCTTAGCTCAAAAGTGGAAAGCATTACGGAATCTACCAGTGGTCATCGTCTTGTAGCTTGTGAACATGATATGATTGTCCCCTGCAG gctTGCTACTGTTGCTTCTGGAGCAGCATCAGGGAAGCTATTGGAATATGAGGTGGGGGGTCCCAAAGTTTCTGTCCAAACAGCTTATGGTGTGGAGGTTGAG GTGGAAAATAATCCATATGATCCAAGCCTTATGGTTTTCATGGACTACAGAGACTGTACTAAGCAAGAAGTTCCATCTTTTGAATCTGACAATCCAACATTTCTTTATGTCATGCCCATGTCTTCAACAAGAGTTTTCTTTGAG GAAACTTGTTTGGCATCGAAAGATGGTTTACGTTTTGACATATTGAAGAAAAAGCTCATGGCAAGGTTAGAGAGATTGGGAATCCAGGTTTTGAAAACTTATGAAGAG GAATGGTCATATATTCCAGTTGGTGGTTCCTTACCAAATACAGAACAAAGAAACCTCGCATTTGGTGCTGCTGCTAGCATGGTGCATCCAGCCACTg GCTACTCAGTAGTCAGATCACTGTCAGAGGCTCCAAACTATGCTTCTGCAATTGCATATATATTGAAACACGATCATTCCAGAGGTAGACTTACACATGAACAAAGTAATGAGAATATCTCAATGCAAG CTTGGAATACTCTCTGGCCACAGGAAAGGAAGCGCCAAAGAGCTTTTTTCCTCTTTGGACTAGCACTCATTTTGCAACTGGATATTGAGGGCATCAGGACATTCTTTCGCACTTTCTTCCGATTACCCAAGTG GATGTGGCACGGTTTCCTTGGTTCTAGTCTCTCATCAGCCGATCTCATTCTATTTGCCTTCTATATGTTTATTATAGCACCAAATGATCTGAGAAAGTGCCTTATCAGACATCTAGTTTCAGATCCAACTGGAGCAACTATGGTAAGAACATACCTGACTTTATAG